In Penicillium oxalicum strain HP7-1 chromosome VII, whole genome shotgun sequence, one DNA window encodes the following:
- a CDS encoding 60S ribosomal protein L33-B, whose amino-acid sequence MLERSVIELVCARLSGRNATHDIENASPPRILNQHSNTHFFRRGRHLSYQRGKHNLNPNTSLVQIEGVTDPKAASFYLGKKVAFVYRAKREVRGSNIRVIWGKVTRPHGNSGVVRAKFRHNLPPKSFGATVRVMLYPSNI is encoded by the exons ATGCTTGAGCGTTCTGTGATCGAACTCGTTTGCGCTCGACTGTCTGGAAGGAACGCAACGCACGACATTGAAAATGCATCACCACCTCGGATTCTGAATCAACATTCTAATACGCATTTCTTCCGCAGGGGTCGCCACCTGAGCTACCAGCGTGGCAAGCACAACCTGAACCCCAACACCAGCTTGGTCCAGATCGAGGGTGTCACCGACCCCAAGGCTGCCAGCTTCTACTTGGGCAAGAAGGTCGCTTTCGTTTACCGGGCCAAGCGTGAGGTCCGCGGCTCCAACATTCGTGTGATCTGGGGCAAGGTCACCCGCCCTCACG GCAACTCCGGTGTTGTGCGCGCCAAGTTCCGCCACAACCTCCCCCCCAAGTCCTTCGGTGCCACCGTCCGCGTCATGCTCTACCCCTCCAACATCTAA